The genome window CTACCAGAGTCAATAAAGACGATTTTACGATTGAAGAAATTGCTGAAAAAGAAAAACTTCTTAAAAAGCAAATTGAAGAGCTGGAGATAAAGATAGACAAGGAGAAAGAAACACTCAGTTCCGATATTGAAAAATGTATCACGCTTGCAGAGGGGAAAATTAAAATGCGGCTTGAGGGGTCAACCGCCTCAATAGTTTCTGATTTATTGGCTAACCGTGACCCCAAAACGCAGATTAATTCGCTTGTGCGCGTTTCAATCCTGGAAAGCATTCAGACAGAAATTACCCCAAGAATTCAGCGCTTTTTTAACACGGTATCTGATTTGTCGGGTATTGAGTTAGAAATTAATTCTCATCTGGATTCTGACCCGATAAAAGGAAAAGTTAATGATCTGATGAAAGACTCAATAAAAAAGGTCACCCCGCTTATCCTGGCAGGTATAGGGTTTGCATTTGCAGGACCAATCGGGGCACTTGTCGCGGGTGTATTGTCGGTAATAACGGACATTTTCTTTGAAAAGAAAAAGCAGGATGATGCAAGAAGAACTGCTGAGGAAAAAGTAAGAAATGAAATAGTGCCGCAAGTATCCTCACAGGCAATAGCATCGTTCAGAACATCCATTGCGGCGCATCTTTCGGAAATTGTGGATAAACTCCACGAGTCAATAACTAAGGACAAAGAAATGAAAGAAAAGGCATTGGATGATTTAAGAGCGCAAAAAAATAAAGCAATTGAAGAGCAGAATTCAGTGCTTGCTGAGCTGCAGGAAGACTTAAGCCAGATTCAGGAACTAAAAAATTAGTGCAATATGGATTCTATTAATTATACAACCGCTTTTAACTTAGTCAGTAAAATTGTTCAGAACGGCGAGGGGGAAAGCTTTTTGCAGGATATTGCCGGTCTGAATAAGATTATTAATACCGACCTTCCGGAGGCAATGAAGGACTACGCCCCCTCAAATTTTGCAGAAATTTACTCGGATTTCAAATATACTTTTGAAAAATTTACGGACTTTATTCTTTTTGACAAACTTATTGGCAAAAACACTGTTACTCTTGGGGGTGGTTTCAGCACAGGAAAGTCCAGTTTTATAAATGCACTTCTTAAAAACCGGATGTTACCTTCAGAGATAGATCCTTCAACATCAGTGCCGACGTATGTGATTCATGGGGCAAAGGAGAGTGCGATAGGAATAAACGTTTTTAATAAAAAGGTAGATCTGGCAATTGAAGAGTTGAAAATCATTTCACATGGCTTTACTTCAGAATACAATGTGAAGTTCGGGCATTTACTGGAGACCATATTTGTTGAAACTCCGGAGCAGCCATTTAAGTCAATTTCATTTCTTGATACGCCCGGCTACTCTAAACCTGAGTCAGAAAATTACTCAAAGAAAACCGATGAAAATATTGCCAGAACACAGCTTAATTCAGCCAATTTTATTTTATGGTTCGTAAGTGCGGAAGAAGGTACAATCACCGATGAGGATATTAAATTCCTGCAATCCTTGAACAGCGGTATTCCTTTTGCGGTTATTGTAAATAAATCTGACAAAAGAGCAGAGTCAGATGTTTCTGACATTGTCGGGCTGGTAAAACAAAATCTTACTAATAGGGGAATATTTCCTCTTGATGTGATACCGTTTTCCTGCAGATACCCTGAGAAGTTTGGGAAGGAACAGATTCAGAAACTTCTTGCAAACTGGAATAAACAGGAATACGCCTCAACCTTTGCCAGGGATTTTAAGATTTTATTTGTAGAATGTATCGAATATTTCGAGGAACAAATAAGGAATGAATCCAGGCGACTTAACTGGATTAATACGGGAATGACGTTCTCTGATATTCCAGAGGTGAATGAAGCATTTACAAATCTAAGCAATGAGATAAAAATTTTCTTGAAAAACTACAGGGATAAAGAAAAAAATCTAAAAGAAATTAAAGATCTCTTTTTTAAGGAAATCAAATCGGTTGCCGATAAATATGGTATTGAGATGCCTGAACCATCAGAAC of Ignavibacteriales bacterium contains these proteins:
- a CDS encoding dynamin family protein; the encoded protein is MDSINYTTAFNLVSKIVQNGEGESFLQDIAGLNKIINTDLPEAMKDYAPSNFAEIYSDFKYTFEKFTDFILFDKLIGKNTVTLGGGFSTGKSSFINALLKNRMLPSEIDPSTSVPTYVIHGAKESAIGINVFNKKVDLAIEELKIISHGFTSEYNVKFGHLLETIFVETPEQPFKSISFLDTPGYSKPESENYSKKTDENIARTQLNSANFILWFVSAEEGTITDEDIKFLQSLNSGIPFAVIVNKSDKRAESDVSDIVGLVKQNLTNRGIFPLDVIPFSCRYPEKFGKEQIQKLLANWNKQEYASTFARDFKILFVECIEYFEEQIRNESRRLNWINTGMTFSDIPEVNEAFTNLSNEIKIFLKNYRDKEKNLKEIKDLFFKEIKSVADKYGIEMPEPSELDLLSFKSLDIFNLVRKNKDKRGIKTGDYFHILQNQLTELQKNEEILVWGQKYSKIIEDTITEQLVIEDGALNMHVSSSGSIRSNLGGNFLPVEENNKLFTQTIRKNLRNTINRQNQKEY